One genomic region from Panthera tigris isolate Pti1 chromosome D1, P.tigris_Pti1_mat1.1, whole genome shotgun sequence encodes:
- the LOC102957475 gene encoding lysine-specific demethylase 4D, whose amino-acid sequence MKQPKNPSYTIMTFHPTTEEFKDFPRYIAYMESKGAHRAGLAKVIPPKEWKARQAYDDISDVLIATPLQQVVSGRAGVFTQYHKKKKAMTVAEYRQLANSGKYRTPPHSDFEDLERKYWKTRLYDSPIYGADISGSLFAENTQQWNLGHLGTIQDLLEQECGVVIEGVNTPYLYFGMWKTTFAWHTEDMDLYSINYLHFGEPKTWYAVPPEHGRRLERLATELFPGSARACDAFLRHKAALISPTVLKDNGIPFNRITQEAGEFMVTFPYGYHSGFNHGFNCAEAINFATPRWIDYGKVASQCSCGEARLTFSMDAFVRILQPERYELWKRGQDRAVVDHTEPTSPDKGELSAWREAQAPRRALLGLRHLPPRRATRTPRPVAASGGTGRRTPMCLASPRSSPAQSSSSDAQSGLVPACTSQEAGPTRPPTPIPSARDVHPSMGRCGPGRRPREQGARGPSIQARAKRHLSVGTTHIAQYPEALPLPMNGLFMVNPEPLSPGHQFYAEASGCCCGPDLQPLGPPLDPENAMHPGPCLLSLDNITINFSDNVPLTCPNVTGTRRRFPKDSDGDCKAPVNLSEVVMIDHTYASMNLTPAPVARPSCTPDCDPLGSSLRQLPSLSPGMCSPPMEDLQPLSS is encoded by the coding sequence ATGAAGCAGCCTAAGAACCCAAGTTATACAATCATGACCTTTCACCCAACCACGGAAGAATTTAAAGATTTCCCCAGATATATTGCGTACATGGAATCCAAAGGGGCACACCGCGCAGGCCTGGCCAAGGTGATTCCCCCCAAGGAATGGAAAGCCAGGCAGGCCTATGACGATATCAGTGACGTCTTAATAGCAACTCCCCTCCAGCAGGTGGTCTCCGGGCGGGCAGGTGTGTTTACTCAAtaccataaaaagaagaaagccatgACAGTGGCGGAGTATCGCCAACTGGCAAACAGCGGAAAGTATCGGACTCCGCCACACTCGGATTTTGAGGATTTGGAGCGAAAGTATTGGAAAACCCGCCTGTACGATTCTCCGATTTATGGCGCTGACATCAGCGGCTCCTTGTTTGCGGAAAACACTCAACAGTGGAACCTTGGCCACCTGGGAACCATCCAGGACCTGCTGGAGCAGGAGTGCGGCGTGGTCATCGAGGGCGTCAACACGCCCTACCTGTACTTTGGCATGTGGAAGACCACCTTCGCCTGGCACACGGAGGACATGGACCTTTACAGCATCAACTACCTGCACTTCGGGGAGCCCAAAACCTGGTACGCGGTGCCCCCGGAGCACGGCCGGCGCCTGGAGCGCCTGGCCACCGAGCTGTTCCCGGGCAGTGCCCGCGCCTGTGACGCCTTCCTGCGGCACAAGGCGGCTCTCATCTCGCCCACGGTCCTCAAGGACAACGGGATCCCCTTCAATCGGATCACTCAGGAGGCTGGCGAGTTCATGGTGACGTTTCCCTATGGCTACCACTCTGGCTTCAACCACGGCTTCAACTGCGCAGAAGCCATCAACTTCGCCACCCCGCGATGGATCGATTATGGCAAAGTGGCGTCTCAGTGCAGCTGCGGGGAGGCCAGGCTCACCTTCTCCATGGACGCCTTCGTGCGCATCCTGCAGCCTGAGCGCTATGAGCTGTGGAAGCGCGGGCAGGACCGGGCTGTTGTGGACCACACGGAGCCCACCTCGCCAGACAAGGGGGAGCTCAGCGCCTGGAGGGAGGCCCAAGCTCCCCGGAGAGCCCTGCTGGGCCTGAGGCACCTCCCACCCCGCCGGGCCACGCGCACCCCTCGGCCTGTGGCCGCTAGTGGTGGGACTGGCCGTCGCACCCCGATGTGCCTGGCCTCCCCACGCTCCTCGCCGGCCCAGAGTTCTTCCTCTGATGCCCAGTCTGGGCTTGTCCCCGCCTGCACTTCCCAGGAGGCCGGCCCCACCCGACCACCGACCCCGATTCCCTCTGCCCGAGATGTTCATCCCTCAATGGGCAGATGTGGTCCTGGTCGTCGTCCTCGGGAACAAGGGGCCCGGGGGCCCAGCATCCAGGCCCGGGCCAAGAGGCATCTCTCGGTGGGAACAACGCACATAGCCCAGTACCCTgaggctctgcccctccctatgaATGGACTCTTCATGGTCAATCCTGAACCACTGAGCCCCGGACACCAGTTTTATGCTGAAGCTTCTGGGTGCTGTTGTGGCCCTGATCTTCAACCCTTAGGGCCTCCATTGGATCCTGAGAATGCGATGCACCCTGGCCCTTGCCTGCTATCCCTGGACAACATCACAATCAACTTCTCTGACAATGTCCCACTGACTTGCCCCAATGTCACTGGGACTCGGAGAAGATTCCCCAAGGACTCTGATGGGGATTGCAAGGCCCCTGTGAACCTCTCTGAGGTTGTAATGATAGACCACACTTATGCCTCTATGAATCTGACCCCAGCTCCAGTTGCCAGACCTTCCTGCACCCCTGACTGTGATCCTCTGGGTTCAAGTCTGAGGCAGTTGCCCTCTTTGAGCCCTGGGATGTGTTCACCACCCATGGAAGATCTCCAGCCTTTGAGCTCATGA